Genomic DNA from Acomys russatus chromosome 24, mAcoRus1.1, whole genome shotgun sequence:
aaaaagaagagaggaaggggagatgggagggggggAAAGAGACAGGGAAACGAAAATAAAGACAGGTCCCCACTGAAAGCTAAAAACAACTTATTCTGGAGTAGTAATCAGGAAGGGTAAACTGAACCTGGGATGTTTTGCTGAATACGAAAgacttcatgtttttgtttttcagggtatctctgtgcagccctgtcctgaaactcactatgtacactgacatacatgaggcaaaacactaatacacataaaataaattaagtagatattgacctacacacacacacacacacacacacacacacacacacacacacacagggagagagagagaatataaacaaatgtaatgttgttgttgtttgtttgtttttgttttgttttgtttttgagacagggtttcttttgtagtcctggctgtcctggatgtgctttgtaggccaggctggcctcgaactcacagagatccacctgcctctgcctcccaagtgctgggattacaggcgtgcaccaccatgcccagccacaaatgtaatttttttaaaacttgggaAAGAGTTCTTCAAATAGTACATAAAAGTTgtgatttattttgaaattttaagtaaCTTTATGTCAACATTACATTTTGTGGGGGCAGCTCAAtgggaaagtgcttgcttagcatataTGAGAGCCtgtgggtggcaggggtggggggtggaggggagagccTGAGTTCCCAACACTGAGAGCAAAGAAcgggggtggaggaaggaagaaagttgACGAGCAGAGGTTTATAACATGGATGTCTGaaaagctgggaatggtggcacatgcccgcAATCCGAAGCacttaggaggtaaaggcaggagcatcaggagttcaagggcacccTTGCCTGTAAAGgaagttaaggccagcctgagctacaggagacctcgttgcaaatcaaccaaccaatcaacgaACACAGCTAGAAGGAATGATGAAAAGaaccacaggaagaaaaaaaatcaaccaataaGAGCTGACCCTGGAGTGGCCAAGTGCTGACACATTCCCAGACACAGGTTTAACTGCCTGATATAAGCACGGCCAGAGCactagaaacaaaaaagagaggtATGCCAGAAGAAAGGAGGAGCTGCAAAAGGAAGATCCATAAATGTGAGTGAGTTAGCTAAAGGctaagagaaggaataaaaaaaccaaaagaaaaaagaaacccgcTAAATGGTTAATAAATAAACGACATGGGACCATGGCAGGTGCAGAAAGCAGCTTAGAGAAACCGGCACTGCAGATAAGAATTAGCATGTTCTGTACGAGACAGGACCAGACCCAGGTATGTCCCACTTCCAGAAAAAGCAGTCTTCACAAAGGCAACAACCAGCTGCAGAAATATGCAGAGTGTGTTGTTGTTTGGAgacaaaggtttctctgtgtagccctggctgtcctggactcgcttggtaaacttttgtagccttggcctcaagctcacagagatttgcctgcgtctgcctcccctAGTACTAGGattttaaaggcgtgtgccaccacactcagccaagAATACGTATTTAAAGACTGTATATGCTGGGCATAGTGATGCacggctttaatctcagcactctgagaggcagaggcaggcaggtggatctctgagtttgaggtcagcctggtctacaaagtgaatctaggacagctagggctgtgttacaccaagaaatcctgtctcaaaaagcaaaataaaacaaaaaagactgtaTATGAATTATACCTCAGTGaggtacaatttttatttatttattaattatttatttagaaacaaggtctctctctatatatattcctggctatcctggaactcattatgtagagcaggctggctttgaactcacagagatccacctgcttctggccctctgagttctgggatcacaggtgtgctctACTGTGCCCAGCTAAGGTACAAGTTTTAAAGAGGCAGTCTATGGTTAATGTTCTAAATTTCCAGAACTCACTGCTGGCTAAACTCTGAGAGGCACCGAGAGCCACAATTCTCCAGCTGAAGAAAAGTGATGCCAGATGGAACTGCCGACCTTTCCCTCAGATGCGGACGGGAAGAAACACCTGTCCACCACTATGTCCACTCCCCCACGTCCTAATGCCATTTACTGGCTGTTGCACATAGGCTGAGGGCTCCCTGCAATGGGAGGAGACTGGCTTAGTAACCTCTAACACACACCGTGTGACTCAACCTCAAATACGTGTATGGTTCTAGAGGCATGCCTACCCGCGCAGTGGGTAAGGTTCTAAAGGTGCAGGCTGCTTGGGTTTCCCATTTATCCGACACAAAACAGGCCCATGGTTgccaagagaggaaaggaaagagatgcctCCGAGGGGGCCAAGAGGGCAGGGGGAAGGCACGTGGGCCTGCGTCTGCACTGTGAGCCCCGCTGTGCACAGGCTTCCAGGACTCCCCGGATCTGCTCAGGGAACTGCCCCGGAACTGTATGCCGGAGAGCGGCGGCTTTTACTCATGTAAATGCCAAAAGCTCCTAAAGCCAGGAAGGATAAGTGATAACCAGCTATGTCAAGACTCTgctcagagaaaggagaggctGAGAGCGCAGCAGCACAAATGGGAGCCgcagggaggaggtgagggcagAGTGCAAGGCAAGACACAGGCGCCAGCTCAGAGCTGCACAACAGCCACGGCCAACAGCTCCAGCAAAGGCAAGGCCATGGAATGTCCAGGAAAGAGAAGGATGCGGAGAGCAAACAGCAGCATCAGCAGCGTGCCGGAGGACTGCACCGCTACCTTCACCTGCCTGAGCCGGGGTGTCAGACAGGATTAAACTAAAAACGCACACCATCCACAAGAAGTAGGAGGTGAGCCAACAGCGTGCTATGAACATACGGTGTAACATGCTACTAACATGCAGTGCTGGGGCACACTCTTAGTATGAGCAAGGCCTTGGCTTCCACTCCGAGGGGAAGAGAGcgagggaggtgagggaggctgGAGTGGGTCTGTTAACATCAAGTTGGACTTTGGAGATGGATGAATTCCATCCATAAAATGCATAATTACTATGACAGGAACAGAATGAAAGGGAGGATCTGAATGCTTCTCAGTCTAAGGTAGTATTGGTAATTAAAAGAAGTTGTAATTGGTAATAATAGTCAACTAAAATAAGCTTGGAGTTCAAAGCTTTCCCACAGTTAAGAACAGTAAACACCAGGCTCGAGTGGGCCCACCAGTGACCCAATCCTACCCACACTGTTAGCAGGAAGGACCAGCAACCATACATGAACTCTCAAAGCaagaagaggaggctggagagatggctcggcagttaggagtgcttgctgctcctcaACAGTGCCTCCAGTCTAGTTCCCAGCGGCCTCCACATCCCTTCCGGgatcacagccacctggaacttCAACTCCTGGGGATACAACTCCTCAGTGCGGGAATGTCAGCCGGGTgccatggtggagcacacctgtaatcccagcactcaggaggcagaggcgggtggatctctatgagttcaaggccatcctggtctacatagtgagctgcaGGCTAGGCAGGGCTACGaaaggagaccctgtctgagaCGATCAGACAGACGCAAATGAAGCACAGATCAGCAGCTTTCATGAACATGTGTACGTTCTCCATAAACAGCAGCAAACTGAACCTAGGAATGTGTTGTCATCGTGTCATAGTTCAACATGGGAGCAGCAACTGACACAGAACCCCTTCCCAGGGCAAAGGTGAAGAAGGGTTTGCTCTCAAGAGCCTATCTAGCCTGGAGCCCCCGATGCAAAATGATCCATCCTTAAGGTAGGAGAGGCAGTGAAATGCTGTCCCGGATGGCAGGCAGGGCCAGGTGGCATTCCAGGGAACCTCTGAGCAGCCTGGGACTTGAAGTGCAAGCGGCAGGTGCAAGACCAGCACACAAAACCACATGGTAATGGGAATAAAATCCTAAACAAGAGAACTCACAAAAGTAGCCAATCAAACCAGTCCTCAGGCCTTAGCCAAACACAGGCGAACACAAGCCTACCCGGGCGACTGAACACACTTCCTGCTCACAGCTCTGTGAACTAACATCAAACGTCCATCAGACTGTCAGAGAAAGACTGGTGCAGAgtctaagaaaaaaatgaagtccgggtgtggtagcgcacacctttaatcccagcactcaggaggcagaggcaggcggatcgctgtgagttcgaggatagcctggtctatagaccaagtccaggacagccaaggctacacagagaaaccctgtttcaaaaaaccaaaaaaaaaaaaaaaaaaaaaaaaaaaagaaagaaagaaaaaagaaatgaagtatttattcttcattctctctctctctcttgtttattatgtatacaatgttctgcctgggagctggagagatggctcagtggttaaggccattgtctgctcttccgggagtcttgagttcaatttccagtaatcACTGGTGTCTCACAGCTATctatctataatgggatttgatgccttcttctggcatataAGTGTACATGATTgataaatcttaatttaaaagaattttgcctgcaggccagaagagggcaccagatctcattatagatggttatgaaccaccatgtggttgctgggaattgaacccaggacctctggaagagcagccagtgctcctaacctctgagccatcgcacCAGCCCATACTAACAGTTCTTAATGTCAAATATAGGAAGCTGGTCACTAAAGTCTCAACACTAGAATGCTGTGTGTCTGAAATGCCCAGATAACACCAAATACATAGATTGGACAGGAGCTGCCAGGACTgggagtgggtggtgggtgggagcgGGGCAGGGGAGTGAGGCAGGGGAGTGAGGGGGACTGCTACATGGCATAGAGTTTTCTAAGGGGTGAGAACTATGTTCTAAGATTGGCTGATGATGGTGACGGCTGTGCACGATTGGGAATGACTCCAACCCACTGAGCTGCAATGCACTCAGGAGCAATGGCTACAGCTCGCAGGCTATGTCTATGAAAGACCAGTGACCAGAAGCCACAGCGGGGAGGAGTGACAGGGCACTGCAGGTTTGGGGATCAGGGGTTGGTCCTGCCCACTCTGccctgggttagggttaggctcaGCTGGGTCCGACAGACACTAATAAAAGACAGGAAGGCAAACTAATATTGaataggaaaacagaaaggacTTTACAGCCCTGACATGGGGACTTGTTTAAAGGTATGGTTACTCTGCCAGCAGGGAATCTGGCAGAAACAGAACTTGTAACAGGCTCTCTCAAGAGTGTGAACTCAGTGCAATTCCACACATCCATATGGAAACAACAAACTTTCTGCTTACCTCACAGCTCACACAGAAGGGAACCAGTGATCTGACTGTAAGGAGTGAATACATACCGAGCTCTGGCTCAGCCTACAGGATCTCAACATGCCAGACTCAGGCTTGACATCCTAGCACATGGGGGCTGAAGGAAGAGGGCAGCAaacccaaggccagccttgagtacactgaaagaccctgtctcaaaacaaaaacaaaaacacacaaaataaaatctgaggggcttaatggtgcacacctttaatcctaggacccaggagggagagggcagacagatctctgagttcaaagtcagcctcaacTTCAGAGTGCGTGAGTTCCAGGGATATAcagtgagaccatgcctcaataaaataaaataatcatcttTAGTTGGCCATAAAGATATGAATAAACTGGTCTTGCGTGACATGATAGTTTACGCCTTTaaccttagcactcaggaggcagtggcaggggatctctgggagttcaaggccagcctggtctacaaagagagttccaggacagccaaggctacacagagaaaccctgtcttggagggaaaaaaaaaagtgaagacctttaaaaaaacaatacaaacaaacaaaaaccactcatacagacaaaataaatctaaaaattaaaaaggagaaggaaggaacatAAGACACAAGAAAAGGGCACCACACTGATGGGAGCCCAGCACAGCAGGCCCCTTACGTGTAGAACAATAACTTAAAGCCAAACTTGTGGGACTGAGATCCAGGGcagcataattaaaaaaaaaaaaaaatcttgaaaaaaataacaaaaactggcTTGAGACTATAGACATGGTGACTCATATCcatagtcccagtacttgggagactgaggcaggagacctaggccagccaaggctacaaagtggaccctgtctccacaaaacaaaacaactgcctGAAGTGCAAATCTCAGGATTCTAGGGTAAAGGGAGCTGTGGGGAAAGAGCTTTTCCAAGATCAGGGACAACCCGGGAAGCCACCATGGTAAGTGTCCAAGGACCTTCAGGGCAGCCATCTTGCTGGGAGAGTCATATGGGCCAGTGCTGCCTTTTCACTTAGCCCCAACCGCAAGGTATTGCCTTTTACATGGGAAGGAGATCCTCCCTGCTGCAGCCAGCGGCACCTCTACCTACACTGACTTTTCTCCTTGGGCCCTACACTGTCCAAACCAGGGATAAACGCACCCCTGCCGGCTTGTCCTATGGGCCAAGCTGGACCCAGGCCAAGAGTGACAGTGGAGTTCTGCAGACTCAGCACCCTAATCTGgcccctctctctgctcttggggAATGTGTCAGGAACACCCTCTGACAGGCACCATGCCAGCAAGGCATTCAGAAGAGTCTTATAGGTAGACTGCACCATGCTAGGAAAATTGGGAGACTGTATGAAGTACTGGCCAGACAGGAGCCCTCCTGGCCATACTGGCTCTGTCCAGGCCTGGGCAGCGCCACCAGCTCAGCTATGGAATGGCTGAAGTACAAGTGACCCACACAGGACGATGGCAGCCATCTGAGCACTTTGGGGGAATCTCTTTTGGAGGGCAGGGTTAGGACAATCAGGCCACTACATGATGGGACAACTCCCAAATGGTGGGCGAGGGCTCTGTGAGTGGCCTCCAACTTCCCCTACCATGTGGGCAGCCCTCGCAAGGTGGCCTACAGAGATGGACACAACTCCCCTGGCTCAAAAAGCAGAGTCAGGAGAATGGGCACAACCCAGGAGTGTGTACCCTCAGAGCAGAGGTGGCACAACCCAGGAGTGTGTGCCCTCAGAGGGGAGGCAGCACAACCCAAGAGTGTGTGCCCTCAGAGGGGAGACAGCACAAACCCAAGAGTGTGTGCCCTCAGAGGGGAGACAGCACAACCCAGGAGTGTGTGCCCTCAGAGGGGAGGCAGCACAACCCAGGAGTGTGTGCCCTCAGAGGGGAGACAGCACAAACCCAGGAGTGTGTGCCCTCAGAGGGGAGACAGCACAACCCAGGAGTGTGTGCCCTCAGAGGGGACGCGGCACAAACCCAGGAGTGTGTGCCCTCAGAGGGGAGACAGCACAACCCAGGAATGTGTGCCCTCAGAGGGGAGACAGCACAACCCAGGAATGTGTGCCCTCAGAGGGGAGGCAGCACAACCCAGGAGTGTGTGCCCTCAGAGGGGAGGCAGCACAACCCAGGAGTGTGTGCCCTCAGAGGGGAGGCAGCACAACCCAGGAATGTGTGCCCTCAGAGTGGACGCGGCACAAACCCAGGAGTGTGTGCCCTCAGAGTGGACGCGGCACAAACACCAGGCAGGGTTCATCTCAGACTTCTGGTGAACAGCAGCGGGCAGTGCAACTAAGCATCTTCCGGGGCAGAGAGGATCTGGGGAAGGCAGGGCATGGGGAGTTCCGTGGCCTGGGTCAGGGAGGCCTGCTGGTGCTGGCTGCTGCCCATGCCCTCGGGCTTAACTACAACTCCTAGCCTGCCCTACCACAGGAACCTCTTTAAGTTGGCGTGATCCTGACCCCAACCACAGCTCAGCAACTACTCAGCCCAGAAAGGAAGGCGGCAGCAGCACAACTACCTCTGCCCTTAAGCGACTGGGGGAAGGCGTCGGATTTGGCCCCTGGAAGCTACGAGGGTGGAAGGCCTTGAGAACAAAACCTGAGCACAACTGAGGCCCTTGCTCTCCGTACCCCAGATCCCACACATCCCTCCCAGGCCTGCTGCTGCAGTGACTGAGGCAGCCCATCGCTCCTGTGTAGACAACACAACCCAGCCGGGAGCTCTGAGAGCTCAGATAAGCTTCCTGTGTCAGGGAaggatgggtggggggagggaggagaaggaagtggtTTGCGTTGTGTGTGTCTACATCCGTGGCTCTGTGGGATCTGGGATTGGGGCACCATCCTCCAGGTCGCAGAGTGCTGGCCACTGACACACCCGGGAAGACAACTGACATCTTTCTGGCTCGGGGAGCAGTGGGGTCCACAACGCATAGGTGTATGTTTCACTCCTAGAGAGGGCTCACCAGCAGCCCGGGGGACACCTGTCTGTCCTCTCTCAGTGCTTTCCCTCTAGGACAGCACGGAGCTCCTGAGTGCCTGTTGGCAGCATAGCAGGGCAGGCGCAAGTTCCTCTCTGCCCTCGGCCCTGCTGCAGAGACTTGGGCACTAGAAAGGCTACTCTGTGAAGTTTGAGGTGggcaggaaacagagatgggCAGCCTGCTGTGTAAACTGAGACAGGTAAGCCTCCCAGAGGGCGAGGGAGGGGCTCCGTCCTGCCACCAAGCTTCTCAGTGGCCTGGCTTCTAACAGCAATGCGTGACATCTAAGATCAGAACAGGAGTCAGAGCAAGGGGACTAAAATGGCTCAAGACACAGCAGGGCTGGGTTACCAGGGTGCCGCATTATTTAGGGAGGAGGTTAAGACAGGGTCTAATGTGtctcagctggcctcaaactccctgtgtagTCAACGACCTTGAAGTTTTgaccttcctgccttcacctcctgggtGCTAGATCATCACACCTGGTTTCAGAGAGGGTGCTGCTATGAGTGTGGTACAGTGAGGCACACTGGGAACAGCTCCTAAAGAGCAGGGTGGCAGCCGGTCCCAGCCACCATTACACCTCGGGACACACAGTGGACCTCACTTGGGGTGGGAAGCTGAGGCCAGGGAGACCCTTCGTAGGGTCATCCCGCAAGCAGCTCAGACTCAAGCATCTTGTTTGCACAAGGAGCAAGGGGCCACCCGCCCCAGGTGGTACGAGGCTATTTCCAGacaaagccagacacagagagCCTGTAGCTCCACGGTCGGTGGGGCCAAGTCTTCCCTCTACCTGCTCGTCCCCTTCTCAAGCACACCCAGGGTAGCCAACGTCACCACCAATAACCTAGATTTTAACCAAGAAAGTGCACACCCCCTTCTCTGCCCCACTTACGGGCCTGCTGAAGAGAAAGACACAAGGAATCCTAGACTGTGCACAGAGGCCAACAGAGCAGGGCCAGCCCCACAGCCTGTCTGTGTTCCAGCACACCCATCACCACAAAATGGGTCAAGCAAGATTCCCTCCTGATCCCCAAGGCCCCACTGAACACCCCTGGTGAGGTCCCTGCCCCATAACCCCTGAAACTCAGAAATAACCATGAGCCAAAGTGTTCAACTGGCCTGACCAACGGTAGCTGAGAGCTGCCCAGCCTCTTGTTCCCACTCTACAAATGCCAGCTCTGCAGAGCCTTCCAAGGCCACTGTCCAACTGGCTCCTCAGAAAACCTGTTGAGGCAACTGGACTGTCCCTGTGCAGGCAAGGTTAAGGAGTCGGAAGGACAGGTTCAACACACAGGGTACTGGACACACTTTGccctgtccccactctcccagCAAGCCACAGCCAAGGTCACCCTAGAGAGGCAGGGACTGTGCAAGGATGTCCTGAGGGATGGATGAGTGGAGAGCGGACCTTTCCTGGTTCTGTGGAATCCCAGTGAGAACCCCCGCCCTCAGCCCACAGTGACTCTGCCCCAACACCATTGCAGAGCTGGGTCCAGGCATCACCACGGTGTGGAAAGGGCTCTAATAATAGCCCCATGCACCACAGAAACCTCCAAGCCTTGGGGGCCCAGGGCCAAAGGGTCTCGGGTCCTTCCCTGACCTCCTAACTGGTGGTCAGCGGGAATGGTGGATTCCCCAGAGTGGGCCTGTTCACCCTGACCAACGCAGCGACTAGTGTGTATCCTGCTATCAGGAGAAAACCAGCTCCGGTTCTCCtcatgaaaaggaaacagaagctatCTCCCCAGACCCATGGGGGCCAGAGCCCCGTTCTGAAACACTTATACAAGAGTGCAAAAGTCATTAAACTCCATGGGGAATTCCTAGACCGCGGACACCCTCGGCTCCTTCATTCGTTCAGTGCTAGGCAGGAGCCCTCTGCATGCTACACAGTCAACTCTCACAGGCGCGTCTCCATCACCTCACGCACAGGGTCTGAGCTCTGCAACGACTGGCGCCCACAGCGTCCAAGCTCCTGCCCAACTCTTCCAGCCCATACACCTTGCCTGCAGAGTATAGTGACCGTCCACACCAGGCTGCAATCACCACACATTTCCACTATGCAACATATGCCCTCTGTAGGCTCTTTGCAAGGATGGCACAGTGCCAGGCCCTGCTGTGTGTTACCTGCATAGTTTCCTGTGGCCTTAATGTACATCTGGCCATACTGCTCCTCCACCATGGTATCATAGGCTTCGtcatcctcctcatcttcctcgtTGTGATAGGAGGTGGGGCTGTCAGTAGTGGGCAGGCTGCTGGCCCCAGGACTGGTCCTCTCCCCCTGGGGATAGGGTACCTGCTGGATACTGGGGATGAGCGTGGCCAGGCTGGGCACACCATAGTAGGAGACTCGAGGCAGCTTCAGAGGGGCCGTGCCAGGTGTCCCCGCAGCACCCCGCAGCTACCGCCACACCATCTCGAGCGCCTGTCTCCAGTGGGCGTTTAGAAGCCAGGCCCGAGCCGGTGGCAGGCGGCATCTCCATGGCTTCATGCTTTACACGGGTCAGAAGCGGGATGGGCACGGAAGGGGACGCGACATAGGCGGCAGTGGCCGGTTGCAGCTGGTTGCAGGGACTTTGGGGCTCTGAGTTGGCATCCTCAATCATGGCGGTCTGCGAGTCACAGTGGGGTGAGCTCACCTTGAACATGAGGTCTGTACCCCGTTCCACAATGTGCTGGATCTGCAGAAAGCCGGCCGTGTACATGACCACGAGCTGCTCACTGGCTGCCATGGTGAGCTTGCCGGTGTAGCAGAAAGACAGAATCTGCTGGAAGCAGGCAGGCGGCACCGTGCCCGGCAGCTCGAACGCACTCTTGCTGTTCCCGCTGAAGAGGTCTCGGAAGTAGAGGCTGCTGGCGGCCAGGACTGCACGGTGGGCCTTGAAGGCCTGGCCTTTGACCACGATGGACACATCACAGTAGAGGCCCAACAGGCGCTGCTCGTTGAGACAGCCCAGCACTGTGTTCCCAAAGTTGGGGATCTCGATGTGCAGCATCTGAGACATGGCGGGTGCCGTGGTGGGTGGGTCTTGGACTCAGCGTGGGGCAGCCTGGATGAGGCTCATCTGTGGAGGGGACATTGTGGTCAACTAACTGCcagatgcccccacccccatccagcaacctgctcccagcctctgacaagggaagggaaggactgTGCTTAGGCACTCTCCTTACCTAGAACATTCCTCCCAGaaggagttgtgtgtgtgtgtgtgggggggggggtccttagAATCCAGATCCTGGCTTGGAGGCAGGACAGACTGATCCTGACCCCTACGCAGGCATAGAACCCCTGTCACCTACCCCACCCACAGCACCCATGGACTGCTCCCAAGAACTCTGTGGGCAGGGCTTAGTTCTCCCATCtctgcagaggacacaggacaGAGGCCTGAACCCTCCAGGGAATAAGACAGGAGTGAACTGGACACACAAGTTGCTCCCTGATTGGAATGGGAGGGGTAAGGGCCCAGCCCAGGAGCACTCTCTAGAGGGAAAAAGTTCCTGGCCAAGAAGCCCCTCGCTGTGCAGCCTTCCCTGAGAAGGACGGCCATCCAAGTCAGTCCCAGAGAAGGGAGGGCTCTAGTTTCaggtttgtttttcctctttgccCGCTGAGCAGCCAGCGGAGGGCACTCTGAGGAACTGCAGAGCAGCTGTCCCCCTCCCATAGACCTTGCTCAGCTTCAAGCTTCCTCTGACGGCTAAGGAGGGACAAGGGACATCAAGAAGATGGACTAAGGCTAAGAGAACTTAGTGGgctccttcctccactcttcccttGGGGACAGACCTCGATCTGCCAGGTGCAAGGGCTCTGGATGCACTTCTGGCTCCCCAAACCAGGACCCAGGTCCTGAGCACCCTCAGGGATGCAAAAGGATTTGGCGCTTGTCGCAGAGCAGCCTCTGTGCGCCCTCCTTTCGCCCCACTTCCAAAACTGGCCAATCCTGGCTGGCTTGGTCCCAGCCCAGGTAACTAAAAGGGTCTCAGGACTAAGCCCGccagggggcaggggtgggggcaggccgCTACTGTTTATCGGCACAGGACTCTGCCGATGGCGGGTGGGGGGTGGCCGGAGAAGGCGCAGGCCCTGGCCCAACTCTGCAGAGCCGCACAAAAGGCCGCTGTGTCCCACGGGAGGAAAGTGCGGGCGGCCGCAGAGGCGCCGGGTGGCTGGAGAGGAGGGCGGAGCCACCCTGCGCCCGGAGTTGGGCAGGTGGGCGCAGCGCCGGGGCGTCCCGCAGTGCCCCCGCTGCAGAGAAGTTGCTGGTTGGCCcgcaggcaggagcaggagaggaaAGACCTACCTTTAGCGGCTGTGGCCGGCGGCAGACACTGCCCACTCAGCCTGGCAGCAGGCTCCGGCACACCGGCCCGCCAGCTGCTCCGGGAATGCAGCAAGGAACCCTGAGGTGGGGAGGGCGTGAGGAGCCCtgcaggaggggtgggggtggtagagAGCTGGGCGCTGGGCTAGGCGGCCGCAGCTCAGCTGCACCCAGGCCGGCTCTCCCGGGCAGCGCGCAGCATCTCAATGAAGCAGCCGGATGCAGACGAACATCCAGGCAGCTCTCGGGAATGAATAGCCGCCTTTGATTTGGGAGCTGAAGTAAATGCCAGCTCCCAGCCCCAGCTTTAAAAACAGTGGCGCGTTGGTGCCAGAGGAATGCACGGCTCCGGGTGTTGGTGCAAGACAGACTTTTGATGACTCACTGCAATGCAAACAAAGATGGCAGAAATACTGTACTGTACGTGGAGAAATGCTTCGTGGTGCCACGGCAACTGAGACAGCTTGGAAATTTATAGTGCAGTTTTGCATAT
This window encodes:
- the Nacc2 gene encoding LOW QUALITY PROTEIN: nucleus accumbens-associated protein 2 (The sequence of the model RefSeq protein was modified relative to this genomic sequence to represent the inferred CDS: deleted 1 base in 1 codon), which encodes MSQMLHIEIPNFGNTVLGCLNEQRLLGLYCDVSIVVKGQAFKAHRAVLAASSLYFRDLFSGNSKSAFELPGTVPPACFQQILSFCYTGKLTMAASEQLVVMYTAGFLQIQHIVERGTDLMFKVSSPHCDSQTAMIEDANSEPQSPCNQLQPATAAYVASPSVPIPLLTRVKHEAMEMPPATGSGLASKRPLETGARDGVAVAAGAAGTPGTAPLKLPRVSYYGVPSLATLIPSIQQVPYPQGERTSPGASSLPTTDSPTSYHNEEDEEDDEAYDTMVEEQYGQMYIKATGNYAVQEKPEPVPLESRSCVLIRRDLVALPASLISQIGYRCHPKLYSEGDPGEKLELVAGSGVYITRGQLMNCHLCAGVKHKVLLRRLLATFFDRNTLANSCGTGIRSSTSDPSRKPLDSRVLNAVKLYCQNFAPSFKESEMNVIAADMCTNARRVRKRWLPKIKSMLPEGVEMYRSVMGTSAASLPLDPEFPPAASQVFEQRIYAERRSDAATIVALRTDAVNVDLSTSANPAFEASEEADGAGSVIQEVAAPEPLPADGQSPPQAFEQGNTSSSRPQTPVATATRRPEGTYAGTL